The Rhinoderma darwinii isolate aRhiDar2 chromosome 12 unlocalized genomic scaffold, aRhiDar2.hap1 SUPER_12_unloc_10, whole genome shotgun sequence genome window below encodes:
- the LOC142698099 gene encoding protein kinase C-like 1 encodes MASNGHGEDGEKIEEEKRKREEDSVTGFKKKRRGAKDRGLEDEEPRPGSSQDPGTSSPYARLTISRFTIHQVLGRGSFGKVVLASVPGRNTYMAVKMITKRDNTDEIMRERRILLAARHCPFLCHLYAAHQSEERAFFITEYLSGGSLEALIRMCGCLNIGNVRRVNNQETEGGGKKKR; translated from the exons atggcgtccaatggacatggagaagacggtgagaagatagaagaggagaagaggaagagggaggaggacagcgtcaccggattcaagaagaagaggagaggagccaaggacagaggattggaggatgaggagccaagacctgggagcagccaagaccctggaacatccagcccctatgccaggcttaccatcagccgcttcaccatccaccaggtcctgggtaggggcagctttggcaaa gtggtcctggcatcagtccccggccgaaacacctacatggccgtaaaaatgatcaccaaacgggacaatacggacgaaattatgagagagcggcggatactcctagcggccagacactgcccgttcctatgccacctctatgccgcacatcaatctgaggagcgggcattttttatcacggagtatctgtccggtggcagcctggaggctttgatcaggatgtgcggctgcttgaacatcggcaacgtaaggcgagtaaataatcaggagactgaggggggtggaaagaagaaaaggtga